One part of the Dasypus novemcinctus isolate mDasNov1 chromosome 27, mDasNov1.1.hap2, whole genome shotgun sequence genome encodes these proteins:
- the LOC131276276 gene encoding LOW QUALITY PROTEIN: putative olfactory receptor 8G2 (The sequence of the model RefSeq protein was modified relative to this genomic sequence to represent the inferred CDS: inserted 1 base in 1 codon; substituted 1 base at 1 genomic stop codon), which produces MENSNDFKRTCQEDKGPWKSFPGLAGLTQQPDLQLPLFLLFLGSYAVTVVGNLGMITLIGLSSPLFTAMYYFLSSLFFVFLCHSSVVTPNMLVNFETEKNTISYSGCKAELDFFLVITIAECHMXAAMXCDHNVAICSPLLYNVIMSYHICFWLIMGVYVLGFIGSTIHTGLMLRLFFCKTTILASYVFIIASILRICSTEGRAKAFNTCSSHISAVAVFFGSAVFMYLQPSSVSSIEQGKQRTNYDDDDDDDDDDDDDDDGDDSSIYYQDFMNDKQYQAL; this is translated from the exons ATGGAGAATAGTAATGATTTTAAGAG AACCTGCCAAGAGGATAAGGGACCCTGGAAATCATTCCCTGGCCTTGCTGGGCTGACACAACAACCTGACCTCCAActgcccctcttcctcctcttcctagGAAGCTATGCGGTCACAGTGGTGGGGAACCTGGGCATGATCACACTGATTGGGCTAAGTTCTCCCCTGTTCACCGCCATGTACTATTTCCTCAGCAGCTTGTTCTTCGTTTTTCTCTGCCATTCCTCTGTGGTTACCCCCAACATGCTGGTAAACTTTGAAACAGAGAAGAACACCATCTCCTACTCTGGATGCAAGGCTGAGCTCGATTTCTTTCTGGTTATTACTATTGCAGAGTGTCACATGTAGGCTGCAA TATGTGACCACAATGTTGCCATCTGTAGCCCCTTGCTTTATAACGTCATCATGTCCTATCATATTTGCTTCTGGCTTATAATGGGAGTATATGTTCTGGGCTTCATTGGTTCTACAATTCATACAGGTTTAATGTTGAGACTCTTTTTCTGCAAGACCA CCATCCTTGCATCCTACGTCTTCATCATTGCCAGCATCCTCAGGATCTGCTCCACTGAAGGGAGGGCCAAGGCCTTCAACACATGCAGTTCCCACATATCGGCTGTTGCTGTTTTCTTTGGGTCTGCAGTGTTCATGTACCTGCAGCCATCATCGGTCAGCTCTATAGAGCAGGGGAAA CAAAGGACCaactatgatgatgatgatgatgatgatgatgatgatgatgatgatgatgatggtgatgatagtagcATATATTATCAAGATTTTATGAATGATAAGCAATACCAAGCACTTTAA
- the LOC101419041 gene encoding olfactory receptor 8G50-like, which produces MTAGNHSMVTEFILAGLTKRPELQLPLFLLFLGIYVVTVVGNLGMITLIGLSSSLHTPMYYFLSSLSFIDLCYSTVITPKMLVHFVSEKNIISYAACMTQLYFFVLFIIAECHMLAVMAYDRYAAICSPLLYNVTISYQVCSWMVFGVYVMGLIGATAHTTCMLRVYFCKADIINHYFCDPFPLMALSCSSTFINEVVIWCFSAFNIFVPILVILGSYVFIIASILRIRSTEGRSKAFKTCSSHISAVAVFFGSSAFMYLQPSSVSSKDQGKVSSVFYSIIVPMLNPLIYSLRNKDVKVALNKMFAKRSFL; this is translated from the coding sequence ATGACAGCAGGAAATCATTCCATGGTGACTGAGTTTATTCTCGCTGGGCTGACAAAACGTCCTGAACTCCAGctgcccctcttcctcctcttcctagGAATCTATGTGGTCACAGTGGTGGGGAACCTGGGCATGATCACACTGATTGGGCTCAGTTCTTCCctgcacacccccatgtactATTTCCTCAGCAGCTTGTCCTTCATTGATCTCTGCTATTCTACTGTCATTACCCCCAAAATGCTGGTGCATTTTGTGTCAGAGAAGAATATCATCTCCTATGCAGCATGTATGACTCAACTctacttctttgttctttttattattgcaGAATGTCACATGTTGGCTGTAATGGCATATGACCGTTATGCTGCCATCTGTAGTCCATTGCTTTATAATGTTACCATTTCTTATCAGGTCTGCTCCTGGATGGTATTTGGGGTGTATGTAATGGGTTTGATTGGTGCCACAGCTCACACAACCTGCATGTTAAGAGTGTATTTCTGTAAGGCTGATATAATAAACCATTACTTCTGTGATCCTTTTCCCCTAATGGCTCTCTCCTGCTCCAGCACTTTTATCAATGAAGTGGTAATTTGGTGCTTCAGTGCATTTAATATCTTTGTCCCAATTCTTGTCATCCTTGGATCCTATGTCTTTATCATTGCCAGTATCCTGCGAATCCGCTCCACTGAGGGCAGGTCCAAAGCCTTCAAGACATGCAGCTCCCACATCTCagctgttgctgttttttttggGTCTTCAGCATTCATGTATCTCCAGCCATCATCTGTCAGCTCAAAGGACCAAGGAAAAGTGTCTTCTGTGTTTTATAGCATTATTGTGCCAATGCTGAACCCCCTGATCTACAGTCTGAGGAATAAGGACGTCAAAGTTGCCCTAAATAAGATGTTTGCAAAAAGAAGTTTTCTATGA